A genomic stretch from Lathyrus oleraceus cultivar Zhongwan6 chromosome 2, CAAS_Psat_ZW6_1.0, whole genome shotgun sequence includes:
- the LOC127119902 gene encoding uncharacterized protein LOC127119902, with amino-acid sequence QRENPPVFKGKHDPDAALGWLKEIERIFRVMDCTPAQKVRYGTHMLAVEADDWEFMRKYYPEDVRGKKEIEFLELKQGNMSVTDYAAKFVELSKFYPHYTGAGAEFSKCIKFENGLRSEIKKAVGYQKIRIFTELVDSCRIFEEDNNAHYKIVSDRRGKQHQNRGKPYDAPVGKGKQGAAPAQRTSRGGDPAGIVCFKCGQAGHKSNVCTAEVKRCFRCGKTGHAIADCKHKEMICFNCGEEGHIGSQCQKPKKSQTGKVFALTGTQTSSEDRLIRGTCFINGTPLITIIDTGATHCFISANCARRLGLKLSAFDGELIVETPAKGSITTSLVCLKCPLSIFDRDFYVDLVCLPLDGMDVILGMNWLEYNYVHINCHHKSVRFSTPEEEGVDLLPFGELRKLMKEGAQMFSLMATLSVESKAKIEELLVVKEFPEVFPDEIPSVPPEREVEFTIDLVPGTRPISMAPYRMSASELYELKKQLEDLLEKKFIRPNEDIQKTAFRTRYGHYEYSVMPFGVTNAPGVFMEYMNRIFHTYLDHFVVVFIDDILIYSKSEEEHKEHLGLVLDVLKDKKLYAKLSKCEFWLREVGFLGHVISGKGIAVDPSKVEVVLQWETPKSATEIRSFLGLAGYYRRFIEGFSELALPLTKLTGKGKAFVWDVHCEESFNELKRRLTSAPVLTLPNPEEPFIIYCDASLMGLGGVLMQNNKVIAYASRQLRIHEKNYPTHDLELAAVVFVLKIWRHYLYGSRFEVFSDHKSLKYLFDQKELNMRQRRWLELLKDYDFGLNYHPGKANVRALGTKLRLSSAYHPQTDGQTER; translated from the exons caaagagagaatccgccggtgtttaaagggaagcatgatccagatgcagccttgggatggttgaaagagatcgagagaatcttccgtgttatggattgcactccagctcagaaggttcggtatggtactcacatgctagcagtcgaagctgatgactg ggaattcatgagaaagtattatccggaagatgtccgtggtaagaaagaaattgagttccttgaactgaagcaaggaaacatgtctgtcactgattatgctgcaaaatttgtggagctgtccaaattttatcctcattacactggtgctggtgctgaattttcaaagtgcatcaagtttgagaacggactgcgctctgaaattaagaaggctgttgggtatcagaagatacgcatttttactgaattggttgatagctgcaggatatttgaagaagacaataatgctcattacaagattgtcagtgaccgcaggggcaagcaacatcaaaatcgtggcaagccgtatgatgctccagtgggaaaagggaaacaaggagctgctccggctcagaggactagtaggggaggtgatcctgctggtatagtttgcttcaaatgtggtcaggctggtcataagagtaatgtatgcactgctgaagtaaagaggtgttttcgctgtggtaagactggccatgcaatagctgattgcaagcacaaggaaatgatttgttttaattgtggcgaagaagggcatattggaagtcaatgtcagaagccaaagaaatctcaaactggaaaggtgttcgcattgaccggaactcaaacctccagtgaggacagacttatccgaggtacatgtttcataaatggtactcctttaattactattattgataccggtgctacacactgttttatttctgctaactgtgctcgaagactgggtttaaaattgtccgcttttgatggtgaattgattgttgagaccccagctaagggatcaataactacttctttggtatgtttaaaatgtcctttgtcgatcttcgatagagatttctatgttgatttagtatgtttgccgttggatgggatggatgtaattcttggtatgaactggttagagtataattatgttcatataaattgtcatcataagtcggtaaggttttccactcctgaagaggaaggagttgacttattacctttcggagaattgcgaaaattgatgaaagagggagctcagatgttttctttgatggcgacgttgtcggttgagagtaaagctaagattgaggaactgttagtggtgaaagaattccctgaagtttttcctgatgaaattcctagtgtgccgccagagagggaagttgaatttactattgatctggtacctggtactaggcctatttcgatggcaccgtatagaatgtcggcatcggaattgtatgaattaaagaagcaattggaagacttacttgagaagaagtttataagaccaa atgaagacatccagaagacagcgttcagaactcggtatggacattatgagtattctgtgatgcctttcggtgttactaatgcgccgggagtatttatggaatacatgaatcgtattttccatacttatctggatcattttgtggtagtatttattgatgatattttgatttactctaagtccgaagaagagcacaaggaacatttgggattagtgttggatgttttgaaagataagaaactttatgcgaagctgtccaagtgtgagttttggttaagagaagtcgGTTTTCTCGGAcatgtaatttcaggaaaaggtattgctgtagatccttccaaggtcgAAGTTGTTTTGCAATGGGAGACCCCTAAGTCGGCTACCGAaattagaagctttttgggattagctggatattatagaaggtttattgaaggattttctgAGTTAGCACTTCCGTTAACTAAATTAACTGGTaaaggtaaagctttcgtgtgggatgttcaTTGCGAAGAaagttttaatgaattaaaaaggaggttgacgtcggcgccggttttgactttgccaaatccggaggaaccgtttataatctactgtgatgcttcattgatgggtttaggaggtgtgctcatgcaaaataataaagtaattgcttatgcgtcgcgacagttaagaattcatgaaaagaactatcctacgcatgatcttgaacttgctgctgtggtgtttgtgctaaaaatctggaggcattacctttatggttccagatttgaagttttcagcgatcataaaagtttaaagtatctatttgatcagaaagagctaaacatgagacaacgtaggtggttagaattgcttaaggattatgatttcgggttgaattatcatccaggaaaagcaaatgtt agggctttgggaactaagctgagattgagttctgcatatcatccgcagactgatggtcagactgagagg